Proteins from a genomic interval of Sphingobacterium sp. SYP-B4668:
- a CDS encoding acetylxylan esterase, with protein MKNLFFLFFLLCFSHQLLGQPAKQLVEVLVAPQNADYLYKLGDEATFNITVLKNNVPVKDVEIRYDISEDMMKPSRSEVLSAKNGVITVKGGTLKKAGFLRCQVNATYEGNEYKGLATVGFEPEKIAPVAQLPDDFEQFWNQEKSKMSAIPLDVKMTLLPEKCTEKVNVYHVNVQNFESGSRVYGMLTVPKGEGKYPAILKVPGAGVRAYNGDVENASKGYIVLEIGIHGIPVNLPNEVYWNLAEGALKNYNTINLENRDQYYYKRVYLGCVRAIDFIFTLPEFDGTNLIAYGGSQGGALSIVTASLDKRVKGLVSFYPALCDMTGYLHGRAGGWPHMFNKEINNTPEKIKTSLYYDVVNFARHIQVPGYYGFGYNDLVCPPTTVYAALNTISGPKEYFIAEDTGHYTYPEQRTKSMEWISRFLQQTR; from the coding sequence ATGAAAAACCTATTTTTTCTATTTTTTCTCCTTTGTTTCTCGCATCAGTTGCTTGGACAGCCCGCTAAGCAGCTAGTGGAAGTATTAGTTGCCCCTCAGAATGCGGATTATCTGTACAAATTAGGGGACGAAGCAACCTTTAATATTACAGTGCTCAAAAATAACGTGCCTGTGAAAGACGTGGAAATCAGATATGATATCTCTGAGGATATGATGAAGCCGTCCCGTTCCGAAGTCCTGTCGGCAAAAAATGGTGTCATTACAGTTAAGGGCGGAACGCTTAAAAAGGCGGGATTTCTACGTTGTCAAGTAAACGCAACGTATGAAGGCAATGAATATAAGGGTCTTGCTACCGTTGGGTTCGAACCTGAAAAGATAGCACCCGTTGCCCAGCTTCCGGATGATTTTGAACAATTCTGGAATCAGGAAAAATCGAAGATGTCGGCGATACCATTAGATGTTAAGATGACACTACTACCTGAGAAGTGTACGGAAAAGGTAAATGTTTATCATGTTAACGTGCAGAATTTTGAAAGTGGTTCTAGAGTATATGGTATGCTCACGGTACCAAAGGGGGAAGGCAAATATCCAGCAATTCTGAAAGTGCCGGGTGCCGGAGTAAGAGCATATAACGGAGATGTCGAGAATGCCAGCAAGGGCTATATTGTACTAGAAATTGGTATCCATGGAATACCTGTCAACCTTCCTAACGAGGTTTATTGGAATCTTGCTGAAGGAGCCCTGAAGAATTACAATACAATCAACTTAGAAAATAGAGATCAGTACTATTACAAACGTGTCTACTTGGGGTGTGTGAGAGCAATCGATTTTATCTTTACACTGCCAGAGTTCGATGGTACCAATCTTATTGCATATGGTGGAAGCCAGGGCGGAGCATTGTCTATTGTGACGGCATCGTTGGACAAGAGAGTAAAGGGATTGGTCTCATTTTATCCAGCATTGTGCGATATGACAGGATATTTGCATGGACGGGCGGGAGGATGGCCGCATATGTTCAACAAGGAAATCAATAATACACCAGAAAAAATCAAAACTTCGTTATACTATGATGTTGTTAATTTTGCACGTCACATTCAGGTCCCGGGTTACTATGGATTTGGATATAATGATTTAGTCTGTCCGCCCACGACAGTATATGCTGCGTTAAATACCATTTCTGGTCCCAAAGAATATTTTATTGCAGAGGATACAGGCCATTATACTTATCCCGAACAACGGACCAAATCAATGGAGTGGATAAGTAGATTTCTACAACAAACCAGATAA